Proteins encoded within one genomic window of Panicum virgatum strain AP13 chromosome 1N, P.virgatum_v5, whole genome shotgun sequence:
- the LOC120654795 gene encoding protein ALTERED PHOSPHATE STARVATION RESPONSE 1-like isoform X3 has protein sequence MGCSSSKLDEEAAVKTCHDRKSFVKKAIAQRGLLASSHVAYVQSLRRVSMALFYYFAEDEHLYFLQEQSSCLHHPSSPEKVLVINCLRPVGAPVHPVVEQWDPEAVETATIDRFFGLDHQFVRPSSVDPMNDASLSPQPSRWDRSWDPFSLPTVHHLYTDYGIEGIKVGQEDEQVPELEEESDDDYGDDHPEGETEEEEEEEEEEEKGEQADAAAPEVAPPKEEERKVDHVNNELRVVASADVEQRGTPGFTVYVDRPPTSMAEAMRDIQGHFMKIVDTASEVSVLLEVVPYHRRVQPPAPRDDGEEQGAPEIPPEPFELFQSHKESLDRLYEWEKRLYEEVRAGERVRLAYEKKCALLRSQDANGAEPFAIEKTRAAIRDLRTKLDISFTSVDAVSKRITAVRDDELLPQLMQLVRGKDEIVVEFPFPFCSLIRLARMWRVIADAHRVMKRTADEATALLTSSAAAAAARPALVGDGGIRGPPPPPSSTRAAAGAAALGAELRGWRAALEAWAESQRSSAAALWSWARSCVKDGEDMPRLIVGWARAVESVDVDAATRAVDAVAAEAAAIASAAKRQRGGEEWFNEEEAKKKVCLGLTTALAAIAEAGGLAVAAYDELLLEMEMEARGEREREMAGRDDESIQN, from the exons ATGGGCTGCTCCTCATCGAAGCTGGACGAGGAGGCGGCCGTGAAGACCTGCCACGACCGCAAGAGCTTCGTCAAGAAGGCGATCGCGCAGCGGggcctcctggcctcctcccaCGTCGCCTACGTCCAGTCGCTCCGCCGCGTCTCCATGGCCCTCTTCTACTACTTCGCCGAGGACGAGCACCTCTACTTCCTGCAGGAGCAGTCGTCATGCCTGCACCACCCGAGCTCGCCTGAGAAGGTTCTCGTCATCAACTGCCTGAGGCCGGTGGGGGCTCCGGTGCACCCGGTGGTGGAGCAGTGGGACCCCGAAGCCGTCGAGACCGCCACGATCGACCGATTCTTCGGGCTGGATCACCAGTTCGTCCGTCCTtcatcggttgatccgatgaaTGACGCATCGTTATCGCCGCAGCCGTCAAGATGGGACCGCTCTTGGGACCCTTTCTCTTTGCCAACCGTTCATCACCTGTATACGGATTACGGCATAGAAGGCATAAAGGTTGGTCAGGAAGACGAGCAGGtaccggagctggaggaggagagcGATGACGACTATGGCGATGATCACCCAGAAggcgaaacagaggaggaggaggaggaagaagaagaagaagagaagggcgAACAGGCGGATGCAGCGGCACCGGAGGTGGCGCCgccaaaggaggaggagagaaaGGTGGATCATGTGAACAATGAGCTGCGAGTGGTGGCCAGTGCTGATGTGGAGCAGCGTGgcacccccggcttcaccgtgTACGTCGACCGGCCGCCGACGAGCATGGCGGAGGCCATGCGGGACATCCAGGGCCATTTCATGAAGATCGTTGACACGGCCAGTGAGGTGTCCGTGTTGCTGGAGGTCGTCCCCTACCATAGGAGAG TTCAACCACCAGCCCCGAGGGACGACGGCGAGGAGCAGGGCGCCCCCGAGATCCCGCCGGAGCCGTTCGAGCTGTTCCAGAGCCACAAGGAGAGCCTTGACAGGCTCTACGAGTGGGAGAAGAGGCTGTACGAGGAAGTCAGG GCAGGGGAGCGAGTCCGTCTGGCGTACGAGAAGAAGTGCGCGCTGCTGAGGAGCCAGGACGCCAATGGCGCCGAGCCGTTCGCCATCGAGAAGACGAGGGCGGCCATCAGGGACCTACGGACAAAGCTGGACATCTCCTTCACCTCCGTCGACGCCGTGTCGAAGCGGATCACCGCGGTGCGCGACGACGAGCTCCTGCCGCAGCTCATGCAGCTCGTCCGAGG GAAAGATGAAATCGTTGTAGAATTTCCGTTTCCCTTTTGTTCGTTGATCAGGTTGGCAAGGATGTGGAGGGTGATCGCCGACGCGCACAGAGTGATGAAGCGCACGGCCGACGAGGCGACCGCGCTGCTCAcgtcctctgccgccgccgccgccgcccggccggctCTGGTAGGCGACGGAGGTATCaggggcccgccgccgcctccgagctcgacgcgtgcggccgccggcgcggccgcgctcggcgcggaGCTCCGTGGCTGGCGCGCGGCGCTGGAGGCCTGGGCCGAGTCGCAGCGCTCGTCCGCGGCCGCGCTCTGGAGCTGGGCGCGGAGCTGCGTCAAGGATGGCGAGGACATGCCGCGCCTGATCGTGGGCTGGGCGCGCGCGGTGGAGTCCGTGGACGTGGACGCGGCGACCAGGGCCGTGGACGCcgtcgcggcggaggcggccgccatCGCTTCGGCCGCGAAACgacagcgcggcggcgaggagtggTTCAACGAGGAAGAGGCCAAGAAGAAGGTCTGCCTCGGGCTCACCACCGCGCTGGCGGCCATCGCCGAGGCCGGCGGCCTGGCCGTCGCGGCGTACGACGAGCTGCTgctggagatggagatggaagCGAGGGGGgaacgggagagagagatggccgGAAGGGACGACGAATCGATCCAAAACTAA
- the LOC120654804 gene encoding bZIP transcription factor RISBZ4-like isoform X1, with amino-acid sequence MKKCASELELEAFIRSRDDAAAAAAAAEHKPGHDIAAQAAFAAGVFSPGDLSGFSFADSNTLNGSIPNHLWSHNHNVRHPAVSTTIESQSSICAAAAASPTSATNLYLKESQTLGGTSGSDSDSESLLDIEGGPCEQSTNPQDVKRMRRMVSNRESARRSRKRKQAHLADLETQVDQLRGENASLFKQLTDANQQFTTAVTDNRILKSDVEALRVKVKLAEDMVARGALSCGLGSLGLSPVLNPRQACRGPDVLSGLDFTGGDDACFAGLSPTEQVQNSPLQSLASLENRMNSEVTSCGGPGVDVWPWDAGLSK; translated from the exons ATGAAGAAGTGCGCgtcggagctggagctggaggccttCATCCGCAGCCGggatgacgccgccgccgcggcggcggcggccgagcacAAGCCCGGCCACGACATCGCTGCGCAGGCCGCGTTCGCCGCGGGCGTGTTCTCCCCCGGCGACCTCTCCGGGTTCAGCTTCGCCGACTCG AACACCCTCAACGGAAGCATTCCTAATCACCTATGGTCCCATAACCACAACGTGAGGCATCCTGCAGTCTCCACGACAATCGAGTCGCAGTCATCGATCTGTG cagcagcagcagcaagtccAACATCAGCAACCAACCTATATCTGAAAGAGAGCCAAACTCTGGGGGGCACAAGTGGTTCAGATTCCGATAGCGAATCACTGTTGGATATCGAAGGCGGTCCATGCGAGCAAAGCACAAACCCACAGGACGTGAAGAGAATGCGACG GATGGTGTCGAACCGTGAATCCGCTCGGCggtcaaggaagagaaagcAAGCCCACTTAGCTGATCTTGAGACACAG GTTGACCAGCTGCGAGGCGAGAATGCTTCACTCTTCAAGCAGCTGACAGACGCCAACCAGCAATTCACAACTGCAGTCACGGACAACAGGATCCTCAAGTCAGATGTCGAGGCCCTCAGAGTCAAG GTGAAGCTGGCGGAGGACATGGTGGCCCGCGGCGCGCTGTCGTGCGGGCTGGGCAGCCTGGGGCTGTCGCCGGTCCTGAACCCGCGGCAGGCGTGCCGGGGCCCCGACGTGCTGTCCGGGCTGGACttcaccggcggcgacgacgcgtgCTTCGCGGGGCTGTCCCCGACGGAGCAGGTCCAGAACTCGCCGCTGCAGAGCCTCGCCAGCCTCGAGAACCGGATGAACAGCGAGGTGACGAGCTGCGGCGGCCCCGGCGTCGACGTCTGGCCGTGGGACGCCGGCCTGTCCAAGTGA
- the LOC120654804 gene encoding bZIP transcription factor RISBZ4-like isoform X2 — translation MKKCASELELEAFIRSRDDAAAAAAAAEHKPGHDIAAQAAFAAGVFSPGDLSGFSFADSNTLNGSIPNHLWSHNHNVRHPAVSTTIESQSSICAAAASPTSATNLYLKESQTLGGTSGSDSDSESLLDIEGGPCEQSTNPQDVKRMRRMVSNRESARRSRKRKQAHLADLETQVDQLRGENASLFKQLTDANQQFTTAVTDNRILKSDVEALRVKVKLAEDMVARGALSCGLGSLGLSPVLNPRQACRGPDVLSGLDFTGGDDACFAGLSPTEQVQNSPLQSLASLENRMNSEVTSCGGPGVDVWPWDAGLSK, via the exons ATGAAGAAGTGCGCgtcggagctggagctggaggccttCATCCGCAGCCGggatgacgccgccgccgcggcggcggcggccgagcacAAGCCCGGCCACGACATCGCTGCGCAGGCCGCGTTCGCCGCGGGCGTGTTCTCCCCCGGCGACCTCTCCGGGTTCAGCTTCGCCGACTCG AACACCCTCAACGGAAGCATTCCTAATCACCTATGGTCCCATAACCACAACGTGAGGCATCCTGCAGTCTCCACGACAATCGAGTCGCAGTCATCGATCTGTG cagcagcagcaagtccAACATCAGCAACCAACCTATATCTGAAAGAGAGCCAAACTCTGGGGGGCACAAGTGGTTCAGATTCCGATAGCGAATCACTGTTGGATATCGAAGGCGGTCCATGCGAGCAAAGCACAAACCCACAGGACGTGAAGAGAATGCGACG GATGGTGTCGAACCGTGAATCCGCTCGGCggtcaaggaagagaaagcAAGCCCACTTAGCTGATCTTGAGACACAG GTTGACCAGCTGCGAGGCGAGAATGCTTCACTCTTCAAGCAGCTGACAGACGCCAACCAGCAATTCACAACTGCAGTCACGGACAACAGGATCCTCAAGTCAGATGTCGAGGCCCTCAGAGTCAAG GTGAAGCTGGCGGAGGACATGGTGGCCCGCGGCGCGCTGTCGTGCGGGCTGGGCAGCCTGGGGCTGTCGCCGGTCCTGAACCCGCGGCAGGCGTGCCGGGGCCCCGACGTGCTGTCCGGGCTGGACttcaccggcggcgacgacgcgtgCTTCGCGGGGCTGTCCCCGACGGAGCAGGTCCAGAACTCGCCGCTGCAGAGCCTCGCCAGCCTCGAGAACCGGATGAACAGCGAGGTGACGAGCTGCGGCGGCCCCGGCGTCGACGTCTGGCCGTGGGACGCCGGCCTGTCCAAGTGA
- the LOC120654795 gene encoding protein ALTERED PHOSPHATE STARVATION RESPONSE 1-like isoform X2, translated as MGCSSSKLDEEAAVKTCHDRKSFVKKAIAQRGLLASSHVAYVQSLRRVSMALFYYFAEDEHLYFLQEQSSCLHHPSSPEKVLVINCLRPVGAPVHPVVEQWDPEAVETATIDRFFGLDHQFVRPSSVDPMNDASLSPQPSRWDRSWDPFSLPTVHHLYTDYGIEGIKVGQEDEQVPELEEESDDDYGDDHPEGETEEEEEEEEEEEKGEQADAAAPEVAPPKEEERKVDHVNNELRVVASADVEQRGTPGFTVYVDRPPTSMAEAMRDIQGHFMKIVDTASEVSVLLEVVPYHRRVQPPAPRDDGEEQGAPEIPPEPFELFQSHKESLDRLYEWEKRLYEEVRAGERVRLAYEKKCALLRSQDANGAEPFAIEKTRAAIRDLRTKLDISFTSVDAVSKRITAVRDDELLPQLMQLVRGLARMWRVIADAHRVMKRTADEATALLTSSAAAAAARPALVGDGGIRGPPPPPSSTRAAAGAAALGAELRGWRAALEAWAESQRSSAAALWSWARSCVKDGEDMPRLIVGWARAVESVDVDAATRAVDAVAAEAAAIASAAKRQRGGEEWFNEEEAKKKVCLGLTTALAAIAEAGGLAVAAYDELLLEMEMEARGEREREMAGRDDESIQN; from the exons ATGGGCTGCTCCTCATCGAAGCTGGACGAGGAGGCGGCCGTGAAGACCTGCCACGACCGCAAGAGCTTCGTCAAGAAGGCGATCGCGCAGCGGggcctcctggcctcctcccaCGTCGCCTACGTCCAGTCGCTCCGCCGCGTCTCCATGGCCCTCTTCTACTACTTCGCCGAGGACGAGCACCTCTACTTCCTGCAGGAGCAGTCGTCATGCCTGCACCACCCGAGCTCGCCTGAGAAGGTTCTCGTCATCAACTGCCTGAGGCCGGTGGGGGCTCCGGTGCACCCGGTGGTGGAGCAGTGGGACCCCGAAGCCGTCGAGACCGCCACGATCGACCGATTCTTCGGGCTGGATCACCAGTTCGTCCGTCCTtcatcggttgatccgatgaaTGACGCATCGTTATCGCCGCAGCCGTCAAGATGGGACCGCTCTTGGGACCCTTTCTCTTTGCCAACCGTTCATCACCTGTATACGGATTACGGCATAGAAGGCATAAAGGTTGGTCAGGAAGACGAGCAGGtaccggagctggaggaggagagcGATGACGACTATGGCGATGATCACCCAGAAggcgaaacagaggaggaggaggaggaagaagaagaagaagagaagggcgAACAGGCGGATGCAGCGGCACCGGAGGTGGCGCCgccaaaggaggaggagagaaaGGTGGATCATGTGAACAATGAGCTGCGAGTGGTGGCCAGTGCTGATGTGGAGCAGCGTGgcacccccggcttcaccgtgTACGTCGACCGGCCGCCGACGAGCATGGCGGAGGCCATGCGGGACATCCAGGGCCATTTCATGAAGATCGTTGACACGGCCAGTGAGGTGTCCGTGTTGCTGGAGGTCGTCCCCTACCATAGGAGAG TTCAACCACCAGCCCCGAGGGACGACGGCGAGGAGCAGGGCGCCCCCGAGATCCCGCCGGAGCCGTTCGAGCTGTTCCAGAGCCACAAGGAGAGCCTTGACAGGCTCTACGAGTGGGAGAAGAGGCTGTACGAGGAAGTCAGG GCAGGGGAGCGAGTCCGTCTGGCGTACGAGAAGAAGTGCGCGCTGCTGAGGAGCCAGGACGCCAATGGCGCCGAGCCGTTCGCCATCGAGAAGACGAGGGCGGCCATCAGGGACCTACGGACAAAGCTGGACATCTCCTTCACCTCCGTCGACGCCGTGTCGAAGCGGATCACCGCGGTGCGCGACGACGAGCTCCTGCCGCAGCTCATGCAGCTCGTCCGAGG GTTGGCAAGGATGTGGAGGGTGATCGCCGACGCGCACAGAGTGATGAAGCGCACGGCCGACGAGGCGACCGCGCTGCTCAcgtcctctgccgccgccgccgccgcccggccggctCTGGTAGGCGACGGAGGTATCaggggcccgccgccgcctccgagctcgacgcgtgcggccgccggcgcggccgcgctcggcgcggaGCTCCGTGGCTGGCGCGCGGCGCTGGAGGCCTGGGCCGAGTCGCAGCGCTCGTCCGCGGCCGCGCTCTGGAGCTGGGCGCGGAGCTGCGTCAAGGATGGCGAGGACATGCCGCGCCTGATCGTGGGCTGGGCGCGCGCGGTGGAGTCCGTGGACGTGGACGCGGCGACCAGGGCCGTGGACGCcgtcgcggcggaggcggccgccatCGCTTCGGCCGCGAAACgacagcgcggcggcgaggagtggTTCAACGAGGAAGAGGCCAAGAAGAAGGTCTGCCTCGGGCTCACCACCGCGCTGGCGGCCATCGCCGAGGCCGGCGGCCTGGCCGTCGCGGCGTACGACGAGCTGCTgctggagatggagatggaagCGAGGGGGgaacgggagagagagatggccgGAAGGGACGACGAATCGATCCAAAACTAA
- the LOC120654795 gene encoding protein ALTERED PHOSPHATE STARVATION RESPONSE 1-like isoform X1 yields MGCSSSKLDEEAAVKTCHDRKSFVKKAIAQRGLLASSHVAYVQSLRRVSMALFYYFAEDEHLYFLQEQSSCLHHPSSPEKVLVINCLRPVGAPVHPVVEQWDPEAVETATIDRFFGLDHQFVRPSSVDPMNDASLSPQPSRWDRSWDPFSLPTVHHLYTDYGIEGIKVGQEDEQVPELEEESDDDYGDDHPEGETEEEEEEEEEEEKGEQADAAAPEVAPPKEEERKVDHVNNELRVVASADVEQRGTPGFTVYVDRPPTSMAEAMRDIQGHFMKIVDTASEVSVLLEVVPYHRRVQPPAPRDDGEEQGAPEIPPEPFELFQSHKESLDRLYEWEKRLYEEVRAGERVRLAYEKKCALLRSQDANGAEPFAIEKTRAAIRDLRTKLDISFTSVDAVSKRITAVRDDELLPQLMQLVRGISVSLLFVDQVGKDVEGDRRRAQSDEAHGRRGDRAAHVLCRRRRRPAGSGRRRRYQGPAAASELDACGRRRGRARRGAPWLARGAGGLGRVAALVRGRALELGAELRQGWRGHAAPDRGLGARGGVRGRGRGDQGRGRRRGGGGRHRFGRETTARRRGVVQRGRGQEEGLPRAHHRAGGHRRGRRPGRRGVRRAAAGDGDGSEGGTGERDGRKGRRIDPKLKPAVVNLQAVQIICNTVTVHVCVQISPFVNHHY; encoded by the exons ATGGGCTGCTCCTCATCGAAGCTGGACGAGGAGGCGGCCGTGAAGACCTGCCACGACCGCAAGAGCTTCGTCAAGAAGGCGATCGCGCAGCGGggcctcctggcctcctcccaCGTCGCCTACGTCCAGTCGCTCCGCCGCGTCTCCATGGCCCTCTTCTACTACTTCGCCGAGGACGAGCACCTCTACTTCCTGCAGGAGCAGTCGTCATGCCTGCACCACCCGAGCTCGCCTGAGAAGGTTCTCGTCATCAACTGCCTGAGGCCGGTGGGGGCTCCGGTGCACCCGGTGGTGGAGCAGTGGGACCCCGAAGCCGTCGAGACCGCCACGATCGACCGATTCTTCGGGCTGGATCACCAGTTCGTCCGTCCTtcatcggttgatccgatgaaTGACGCATCGTTATCGCCGCAGCCGTCAAGATGGGACCGCTCTTGGGACCCTTTCTCTTTGCCAACCGTTCATCACCTGTATACGGATTACGGCATAGAAGGCATAAAGGTTGGTCAGGAAGACGAGCAGGtaccggagctggaggaggagagcGATGACGACTATGGCGATGATCACCCAGAAggcgaaacagaggaggaggaggaggaagaagaagaagaagagaagggcgAACAGGCGGATGCAGCGGCACCGGAGGTGGCGCCgccaaaggaggaggagagaaaGGTGGATCATGTGAACAATGAGCTGCGAGTGGTGGCCAGTGCTGATGTGGAGCAGCGTGgcacccccggcttcaccgtgTACGTCGACCGGCCGCCGACGAGCATGGCGGAGGCCATGCGGGACATCCAGGGCCATTTCATGAAGATCGTTGACACGGCCAGTGAGGTGTCCGTGTTGCTGGAGGTCGTCCCCTACCATAGGAGAG TTCAACCACCAGCCCCGAGGGACGACGGCGAGGAGCAGGGCGCCCCCGAGATCCCGCCGGAGCCGTTCGAGCTGTTCCAGAGCCACAAGGAGAGCCTTGACAGGCTCTACGAGTGGGAGAAGAGGCTGTACGAGGAAGTCAGG GCAGGGGAGCGAGTCCGTCTGGCGTACGAGAAGAAGTGCGCGCTGCTGAGGAGCCAGGACGCCAATGGCGCCGAGCCGTTCGCCATCGAGAAGACGAGGGCGGCCATCAGGGACCTACGGACAAAGCTGGACATCTCCTTCACCTCCGTCGACGCCGTGTCGAAGCGGATCACCGCGGTGCGCGACGACGAGCTCCTGCCGCAGCTCATGCAGCTCGTCCGAGG AATTTCCGTTTCCCTTTTGTTCGTTGATCAGGTTGGCAAGGATGTGGAGGGTGATCGCCGACGCGCACAGAGTGATGAAGCGCACGGCCGACGAGGCGACCGCGCTGCTCAcgtcctctgccgccgccgccgccgcccggccggctCTGGTAGGCGACGGAGGTATCaggggcccgccgccgcctccgagctcgacgcgtgcggccgccggcgcggccgcgctcggcgcggaGCTCCGTGGCTGGCGCGCGGCGCTGGAGGCCTGGGCCGAGTCGCAGCGCTCGTCCGCGGCCGCGCTCTGGAGCTGGGCGCGGAGCTGCGTCAAGGATGGCGAGGACATGCCGCGCCTGATCGTGGGCTGGGCGCGCGCGGTGGAGTCCGTGGACGTGGACGCGGCGACCAGGGCCGTGGACGCcgtcgcggcggaggcggccgccatCGCTTCGGCCGCGAAACgacagcgcggcggcgaggagtggTTCAACGAGGAAGAGGCCAAGAAGAAGGTCTGCCTCGGGCTCACCACCGCGCTGGCGGCCATCGCCGAGGCCGGCGGCCTGGCCGTCGCGGCGTACGACGAGCTGCTgctggagatggagatggaagCGAGGGGGgaacgggagagagagatggccgGAAGGGACGACGAATCGATCCAAAACTAAAACCTGCGGTTGTGAACCTGCAAGCCGTGCAAATCATCTGCAATACTGTAACTGTACATGTATGCGTACAGATATCACCATTTGTAAATCACCATTACTAG